From the genome of Streptomyces sp. NBC_00659, one region includes:
- a CDS encoding alpha-ketoacid dehydrogenase subunit beta, translating to MTTEKMALAKAINESLRTALEADPKVLIMGEDVGKLGGVFRVTDGLQKDFGEERVIDTPLAESGIVGTAIGLALRGYRPVVEIQFDGFVFPAYDQIVTQLAKMHARALGKIKLPVVIRIPYGGGIGAVEHHSESPEALFAHVAGLKVVSPSNAGDAYWMMQQAIQSDDPVIFFEPKRRYWDKAEVNKDAIPGPLHKARVAREGSDLTLVAYGPMVKVCLEAAAAAQEEGKSIEVLDLRSMSPIDFDSIQASVERTRRLVVVHEAPVFLGTGAEIAARITERCFYHLEAPVLRVGGYHAPYPPARLEEEYLPGLDRVLDAVDRSLAY from the coding sequence ATGACGACGGAAAAGATGGCGCTGGCCAAGGCGATCAACGAATCGCTGCGCACGGCTCTCGAGGCCGACCCCAAGGTCCTGATCATGGGCGAGGACGTCGGCAAGCTCGGTGGTGTCTTCCGGGTCACCGACGGGCTGCAGAAGGACTTCGGCGAGGAGCGGGTCATCGACACCCCGCTCGCCGAGTCGGGCATCGTCGGCACCGCGATCGGTCTGGCCCTGCGCGGCTACCGCCCGGTCGTGGAGATCCAGTTCGACGGTTTCGTCTTCCCCGCCTACGACCAGATCGTCACCCAGCTCGCGAAGATGCACGCGCGGGCGCTGGGCAAGATCAAGCTGCCCGTCGTCATCCGTATCCCCTACGGCGGCGGCATCGGCGCGGTCGAGCACCACTCGGAGTCCCCCGAGGCGCTGTTCGCGCACGTGGCGGGCCTGAAGGTGGTCTCTCCCTCGAACGCGGGCGACGCCTACTGGATGATGCAGCAGGCCATCCAGAGCGACGACCCGGTGATCTTCTTCGAGCCCAAGCGGCGCTACTGGGACAAGGCCGAGGTCAACAAGGACGCCATCCCCGGTCCGCTGCACAAGGCCCGGGTGGCACGCGAGGGCAGCGACCTGACCCTGGTCGCCTACGGTCCGATGGTGAAGGTCTGCCTGGAGGCCGCCGCGGCCGCCCAGGAGGAGGGCAAGTCGATCGAGGTCCTGGACCTGCGCTCGATGTCGCCGATCGACTTCGACTCCATCCAGGCCTCGGTCGAGAGGACCCGCCGCCTGGTCGTGGTGCACGAGGCCCCGGTGTTCCTCGGGACGGGCGCGGAGATCGCGGCCCGCATCACCGAGCGGTGCTTCTACCACCTGGAGGCGCCCGTTCTGCGGGTCGGCGGCTATCACGCCCCGTACCCGCCGGCCCGCCTGGAGGAGGAGTACCTTCCGGGCCTGGACCGGGTGCTCGACGCCGTCGACCGCTCGCTGGCGTACTAG
- the pdhA gene encoding pyruvate dehydrogenase (acetyl-transferring) E1 component subunit alpha: MTVESTAARKPRRSAGTKSAASASTTGTKSAASRSVGAAAKKSPGATGGEPELVQLLTPEGKRVKDATYDPYVADITPEELRGLYRDMVLSRRFDAEATSLQRQGELGLWASMLGQEAAQIGSGRATRDDDYVFPTYREHGVAWCRGVDPTNLLGMFRGVNNGGWDPNSNNFHLYTIVIGSQTLHATGYAMGIAKDGADSAVIAYFGDGASSQGDVLEAFNFGAVYNAPVVFFCQNNQWAISEPTERQMRVPLYQRAQGFGFPGVRVDGNDVLASLAVTRWALERARNGEGPTLVEAYTYRMGAHTTSDDPTKYRADEEREAWEAKDPILRLRAYLEAANHADEGFFAELEAESEALGKRVREAVRAMPDPDSFAIFENVYADGHALVDEERAQFAAYQASFTDAGEGK; the protein is encoded by the coding sequence GTGACCGTGGAGAGCACTGCCGCGCGCAAGCCGCGACGCAGCGCCGGTACGAAGAGCGCCGCGAGCGCCAGTACGACCGGTACCAAGAGCGCCGCGAGCAGGAGCGTCGGCGCGGCCGCCAAGAAGTCGCCCGGGGCGACGGGCGGCGAGCCGGAGCTCGTTCAGCTGCTGACCCCGGAAGGCAAGCGGGTCAAGGACGCCACGTACGACCCGTACGTCGCCGACATCACCCCCGAGGAGCTGCGCGGCCTGTACCGGGACATGGTCCTGAGCCGCCGCTTCGACGCGGAGGCCACCTCCCTGCAGCGCCAGGGCGAGCTGGGCCTGTGGGCCTCGATGCTCGGCCAGGAAGCCGCCCAGATCGGTTCGGGCCGGGCCACCCGCGACGACGACTACGTCTTCCCGACCTACCGCGAACACGGCGTCGCCTGGTGCCGCGGGGTCGACCCGACCAACCTGCTCGGCATGTTTCGGGGTGTGAACAACGGCGGCTGGGACCCGAACAGCAACAACTTCCACCTGTACACGATCGTCATCGGCTCGCAGACGCTGCACGCCACCGGCTACGCCATGGGCATCGCCAAGGACGGCGCCGACTCGGCCGTGATCGCGTACTTCGGTGACGGTGCCTCCAGCCAGGGCGACGTCCTGGAAGCCTTCAACTTCGGGGCGGTCTACAACGCTCCGGTGGTGTTCTTCTGCCAGAACAACCAGTGGGCGATCTCCGAGCCGACCGAGCGCCAGATGCGCGTGCCGCTGTACCAGCGCGCCCAGGGCTTCGGCTTCCCGGGTGTCCGCGTGGACGGCAACGACGTGCTCGCCAGCCTCGCGGTGACCCGCTGGGCCCTGGAGCGGGCCCGCAACGGCGAGGGCCCCACCCTGGTCGAGGCGTACACCTACCGCATGGGCGCGCACACCACCTCCGACGACCCGACCAAGTACCGGGCCGACGAGGAGCGCGAGGCGTGGGAGGCGAAGGACCCGATCCTGCGCCTGCGCGCCTACCTGGAGGCCGCAAACCACGCGGACGAGGGATTCTTCGCGGAACTCGAGGCCGAGAGCGAGGCGTTGGGCAAGCGAGTGCGCGAAGCGGTACGAGCCATGCCGGACCCGGACAGCTTCGCCATCTTCGAGAACGTGTACGCGGACGGGCACGCGCTCGTCGACGAGGAGCGCGCCCAGTTCGCCGCCTACCAGGCGTCGTTCACGGACGCCGGGGAGGGCAAGTAG
- a CDS encoding GntR family transcriptional regulator, which produces MPSAPPAPMRPPVKQPPAADRVYAHVKQGVLERRYEGGSLLTEGELADAVGVSRTPVREALLRLEAEGLIKLYPKKGALVLPVSAQEIADVVETRQLVEEHAARKAVPASPRLLARLEELLDRQKEQAAAGDLAGAAVTDRCFHAEIVRSGGNEILSRLYDQLRDRQLRMGVAVMHAHPDRITKTLVEHEQILQALRAGDADAVVALIHGHVSWFSNLARGEVR; this is translated from the coding sequence ATGCCTTCAGCCCCACCCGCGCCGATGCGGCCTCCCGTGAAACAGCCGCCCGCCGCGGACCGCGTCTACGCACACGTCAAACAGGGTGTCCTGGAACGCCGTTACGAGGGCGGGTCCCTGCTGACCGAGGGCGAACTCGCCGACGCGGTGGGCGTTTCGCGCACCCCGGTCCGCGAGGCGCTGCTCCGCCTGGAGGCCGAAGGGCTGATCAAGCTCTACCCGAAGAAGGGCGCGCTCGTCCTGCCGGTCTCCGCCCAGGAGATCGCCGACGTGGTCGAGACCCGCCAGCTCGTGGAGGAGCACGCCGCGCGCAAGGCCGTACCGGCGTCGCCCCGGCTCCTGGCCCGTCTGGAGGAACTGCTCGACCGGCAGAAGGAGCAGGCCGCCGCCGGGGACCTGGCCGGCGCAGCCGTCACCGACCGCTGCTTCCACGCAGAGATCGTCCGCAGCGGCGGCAACGAGATCCTTTCCCGGCTCTACGACCAGCTCCGCGACCGCCAGTTGAGGATGGGGGTCGCCGTGATGCACGCGCACCCCGACCGGATCACCAAGACGCTCGTCGAGCACGAGCAGATCCTCCAGGCGCTGCGGGCCGGTGACGCCGACGCGGTCGTCGCCCTCATCCACGGCCACGTGAGCTGGTTCTCCAACCTGGCGCGGGGCGAGGTCCGATGA
- a CDS encoding dihydrolipoamide acetyltransferase family protein, whose translation MTTMTENASGLREFKMPDVGEGLTEAEILKWYVQVGDTVTDGQVVCEVETAKAAVELPIPYDGVVSELRFPEGTTVDVGQVIITVDVSGGTAPAPAAPAAEQAPAAPAAPAAAPDEEAKPTGRKPVLVGYGVAESSTKRRPRKGAEAPVQQGGTLFAATAIQGELNGHGPASAQQRPLAKPPVRKLAKDLGVDLATVTPSGPDGIITREDVHAAAAPAQAPAPLAAPAPAAVPQAPVQVQPQIPAPAASYDGARETRIPVKGVRKAIATAMVGSAFTAPHVTEFVTLDVTRTMRLVEELKQDKDMQGLRVNPLLLVAKALLVAIKRNPGINASWDEANQEIVQKHYVNLGIAAATPRGLIVPNIKDAHTKTLPQLAESLGELVATAREGKTSPAAMQGGTVTITNVGVFGVDTGTPILNPGESAILAVGAIKLQPWVHKGKVKPRQVTTLALSFDHRLVDGELGSRVLADTAAVLEQPKRLITWA comes from the coding sequence GTGACGACGATGACTGAGAACGCGTCGGGACTCCGCGAGTTCAAGATGCCCGATGTGGGCGAGGGACTCACCGAGGCGGAGATCCTCAAGTGGTACGTCCAGGTAGGTGACACGGTCACCGACGGCCAGGTCGTCTGCGAGGTCGAGACCGCCAAGGCTGCCGTCGAACTGCCGATCCCCTACGACGGTGTGGTGAGCGAGCTCCGCTTCCCCGAGGGCACGACGGTGGACGTCGGCCAGGTGATCATCACGGTCGACGTGTCGGGTGGCACGGCGCCCGCGCCGGCCGCCCCGGCCGCCGAACAGGCCCCGGCCGCTCCCGCCGCTCCGGCGGCGGCCCCCGACGAGGAGGCCAAGCCCACGGGCCGCAAGCCGGTCCTCGTCGGGTACGGCGTGGCGGAGTCCTCCACCAAGCGGCGCCCCCGCAAGGGCGCCGAGGCCCCCGTCCAGCAGGGCGGGACGCTCTTCGCGGCCACCGCGATCCAGGGCGAGCTCAACGGCCACGGTCCCGCGTCCGCCCAGCAGCGGCCTCTCGCCAAGCCCCCGGTCCGCAAGCTGGCCAAGGACCTCGGGGTCGACCTGGCGACGGTCACCCCGTCGGGCCCGGACGGCATCATCACGCGGGAGGACGTGCACGCGGCGGCAGCTCCGGCGCAGGCGCCCGCTCCCCTCGCGGCCCCGGCTCCCGCCGCGGTCCCGCAGGCCCCGGTCCAGGTCCAGCCGCAGATTCCGGCCCCGGCCGCGTCGTACGACGGCGCGCGCGAGACCCGGATCCCCGTCAAGGGCGTCCGCAAGGCGATCGCCACCGCCATGGTCGGGTCCGCGTTCACCGCGCCGCACGTCACCGAGTTCGTGACCCTCGACGTGACCCGCACCATGCGGCTGGTCGAGGAGCTCAAGCAGGACAAGGACATGCAGGGGCTGCGGGTCAATCCGCTGCTGCTCGTCGCCAAGGCCCTGCTGGTCGCGATCAAGCGCAACCCGGGCATCAACGCGTCCTGGGACGAGGCCAACCAGGAGATCGTCCAGAAGCACTACGTGAATCTGGGCATCGCCGCGGCCACGCCCCGCGGTCTGATCGTGCCGAACATCAAGGACGCCCACACCAAGACCCTGCCGCAGCTGGCCGAGTCGCTGGGCGAACTGGTGGCCACGGCCCGCGAGGGCAAGACCTCACCGGCCGCGATGCAGGGCGGCACGGTGACGATCACCAACGTCGGCGTCTTCGGCGTCGACACGGGCACGCCGATCCTCAACCCCGGCGAGTCCGCGATCCTCGCGGTGGGAGCGATCAAACTCCAGCCCTGGGTCCACAAGGGCAAGGTCAAGCCCCGCCAGGTCACCACGCTGGCGCTCTCCTTCGACCACCGCCTGGTCGACGGCGAGCTCGGTTCCCGGGTCCTCGCCGACACCGCGGCCGTCCTGGAGCAGCCCAAGCGGCTGATCACCTGGGCGTGA
- a CDS encoding maleylpyruvate isomerase family mycothiol-dependent enzyme: protein MSLHPSLQSYADAWAHSIEAISELVQPLVEGEWNRRTPCPGWSVRDIVSHVIGLDCEMLGDPRPIHTLPRDLYHVTNEHQRYMEMQVDVRRHHTAPEMTSELEYTVIRRNRQLRNESRQPDAKVRGPLGTEVTLEHAMRNRAFDVWVHEQDLRYTLGRPGNLDSPGSQIVRDQLLAALPKIVAKNAGAPANSAVVFDVHGPVEFLRTVRVDADGRGSINGSPSLGPAASLALDWETFVRLACGRVSPDAVSDRIKAEGDPELTAAILRGLAVTP, encoded by the coding sequence GTGAGTCTGCATCCGAGCCTTCAGTCCTACGCCGACGCCTGGGCCCACTCGATCGAAGCGATATCCGAGCTGGTCCAGCCGCTTGTGGAGGGCGAGTGGAACCGGCGGACCCCGTGCCCCGGCTGGTCGGTCCGTGACATCGTCTCGCATGTCATCGGGCTGGACTGCGAGATGCTCGGCGACCCGCGGCCGATCCACACCCTTCCCCGCGATCTCTACCACGTGACGAACGAACACCAGCGGTACATGGAGATGCAGGTCGACGTGCGCCGCCACCACACGGCGCCGGAGATGACCTCCGAGCTGGAGTACACGGTCATCCGCCGCAACCGGCAGTTGCGGAACGAGTCGCGGCAGCCCGACGCGAAGGTGCGGGGCCCGCTCGGCACCGAGGTCACCCTGGAACACGCGATGCGCAACCGCGCGTTCGACGTGTGGGTGCACGAGCAGGACCTGCGGTACACGCTGGGCCGGCCGGGGAACCTCGACTCCCCCGGTTCACAGATCGTGCGGGACCAGCTGCTGGCCGCGCTGCCGAAGATCGTCGCCAAGAACGCGGGGGCACCGGCGAACTCCGCGGTCGTCTTCGACGTGCACGGTCCCGTCGAGTTCCTGCGCACCGTCCGTGTCGACGCCGACGGGCGCGGCTCGATAAACGGTTCGCCCTCCCTCGGTCCCGCCGCCAGCCTCGCCCTCGACTGGGAGACCTTCGTCCGGCTCGCCTGCGGCCGCGTCAGCCCCGACGCCGTGTCCGACCGCATCAAGGCCGAGGGCGACCCGGAACTGACCGCGGCGATCCTGCGCGGCCTCGCCGTCACGCCGTAA
- a CDS encoding response regulator transcription factor — protein sequence MREIGKITVFLLDDHEVVRRGVHELLSIEDDIEVVGEAGTAADALVRIPATRPDVAVLDVRLPDGSGVEVCREIRSANEDIKCLMLTSYADDEALFDAIMAGASGYVLKAIRGQELLTAIRDVAAGKSLLDPVATARVLERLRDGGGTKDDSRLARLTDQERRILDLIGEGLTNRQIGERLHLAEKTIKNYVSSLLSKLGMQRRSQAAAYVARKQAEQQRH from the coding sequence GTGCGTGAAATCGGGAAAATCACTGTATTCCTCCTCGATGACCACGAAGTGGTCCGCCGCGGTGTCCACGAGCTGCTCTCGATCGAGGACGACATCGAAGTGGTCGGGGAAGCGGGTACGGCAGCCGACGCACTGGTACGGATCCCGGCCACCCGCCCGGACGTGGCCGTCCTGGACGTGCGCCTCCCGGACGGCAGCGGCGTGGAGGTGTGCCGCGAGATCCGCTCCGCGAACGAGGACATCAAATGCCTGATGCTCACCTCGTACGCCGACGACGAGGCCCTTTTCGACGCGATCATGGCGGGCGCCTCGGGCTATGTCCTCAAGGCCATCCGCGGCCAGGAACTGCTCACGGCGATCCGGGATGTCGCGGCCGGAAAATCTTTGCTCGACCCGGTGGCCACCGCGCGTGTCCTGGAAAGGCTGCGGGACGGCGGCGGCACCAAGGACGACAGCCGGCTCGCCCGCCTCACCGACCAGGAACGCAGAATCCTCGACCTGATCGGCGAAGGGCTCACCAATCGCCAGATCGGCGAGCGATTGCACCTCGCCGAGAAAACGATCAAGAATTATGTGTCGAGCCTGCTGTCCAAACTGGGAATGCAGCGCCGGTCGCAGGCGGCCGCCTATGTGGCACGCAAACAGGCCGAACAGCAGCGCCACTGA
- a CDS encoding protein kinase domain-containing protein, whose translation MAQQQRAQGPSDPEATGGGMSDAPEMWGNGGLVGDGRYRLTHRLGRGGMAEVFAAEDVRLGRTVAVKLLRADLAEDPVSKARFTREAQSVAGLNHHAVVAVYDSGEDVVGHGVVPYIVMEIVEGHTIRDLLINAEAPGPEQALIIVSGVLEALAYSHQHGIVHRDIKPANVIITETGAVKVMDFGIARALHGAQSTMTQTGMVMGTPQYLSPEQALGKAVDHRSDLYATGCLLYELLALRPPFTGETPLSVVYQHVQDIPMPPSEVSGEVPPELDGLVMRALAKDPDDRFQTAEEMRGLIQYALQMLYDQGSHTGTWNTGPVTMHEGSHGPGFAGTAALPHPGDYGTTQIPAPLIPPYGGGDDGGFEGHGNRGGGRGKLWILAVFALIAIAAGVALALKTTGNGTGSGTGTTPSPTVSHSSKNDGSSEQPSDDSTEQSTGDDTSDDSTNTGDNTDYPPSYEPTRSVTSEPTTDQPTDEPTKTAPTTAAPTTPATPTSEPTTDDPVDGGTESPAVGGGL comes from the coding sequence ATGGCACAGCAGCAGCGCGCTCAGGGCCCGTCCGACCCCGAGGCGACTGGCGGCGGTATGTCAGATGCGCCGGAGATGTGGGGTAACGGCGGGCTGGTCGGCGACGGCCGGTATCGGCTGACACACAGGCTCGGCCGGGGCGGCATGGCCGAGGTGTTCGCCGCCGAGGACGTGCGCCTCGGGCGGACCGTGGCGGTCAAGCTGCTCCGTGCCGACCTGGCCGAGGACCCCGTGTCCAAGGCCCGTTTCACACGCGAGGCACAGTCGGTCGCGGGGCTCAACCACCACGCGGTCGTGGCCGTGTACGACTCCGGCGAGGACGTCGTCGGGCACGGGGTCGTCCCGTACATCGTCATGGAGATCGTCGAGGGTCACACGATCCGCGATCTGCTGATCAACGCCGAGGCCCCCGGGCCCGAGCAGGCGCTGATCATCGTCTCCGGTGTCCTGGAGGCGCTGGCCTACTCGCACCAGCACGGGATCGTGCACCGCGACATCAAGCCGGCGAACGTGATCATCACGGAGACCGGCGCGGTCAAGGTGATGGACTTCGGCATCGCGCGTGCCCTGCACGGCGCGCAGTCGACGATGACCCAGACCGGCATGGTCATGGGCACCCCGCAGTACCTCTCCCCGGAGCAGGCGCTCGGCAAGGCCGTCGACCACCGCTCCGACCTGTACGCGACCGGCTGTCTGCTCTACGAACTTCTCGCGCTGCGGCCCCCGTTCACCGGCGAGACGCCGCTGTCGGTGGTCTACCAGCACGTCCAGGACATCCCGATGCCTCCCTCGGAGGTCTCGGGCGAGGTGCCGCCGGAGCTCGACGGACTCGTCATGCGCGCCCTCGCGAAGGATCCGGACGACCGGTTCCAGACCGCCGAGGAGATGCGCGGACTCATCCAGTACGCGCTCCAGATGCTGTACGACCAGGGCAGCCACACCGGCACCTGGAACACCGGCCCGGTCACCATGCACGAGGGGTCGCACGGGCCCGGTTTCGCGGGTACGGCCGCGCTGCCGCACCCCGGTGACTACGGCACCACGCAGATCCCGGCACCGCTCATCCCGCCCTACGGGGGCGGCGACGACGGCGGCTTCGAGGGGCACGGAAACCGGGGCGGCGGCCGCGGCAAGCTGTGGATCCTCGCGGTCTTCGCGCTGATCGCCATCGCCGCCGGTGTCGCGCTGGCGCTCAAGACCACCGGCAACGGCACAGGTTCGGGGACCGGGACCACGCCGTCGCCGACCGTCTCGCACTCCAGCAAGAACGACGGCTCCAGCGAGCAGCCCAGCGACGACTCGACGGAGCAATCCACGGGCGACGACACGTCGGACGACTCGACCAACACCGGCGACAATACGGACTACCCCCCGTCGTACGAGCCGACGCGGAGCGTCACCAGCGAGCCGACGACGGACCAGCCGACCGACGAGCCGACGAAGACCGCGCCGACCACGGCGGCCCCGACCACACCGGCCACGCCGACGTCGGAGCCGACGACCGACGATCCGGTCGATGGCGGCACGGAATCCCCCGCCGTGGGGGGCGGGCTCTGA
- a CDS encoding carbon-nitrogen family hydrolase gives MRASLLQIDVNDDESVASRRRRVADLVRDQAGVDLVVLPELWTTGAFAYEGFGAWAEPLDGPTHEAMSKAASDAGVWLHAGSIPERAASGTGSAAGAPLYNTSLVYSPDGERVAAYRKIHRFGFDKGEAVLMGAGTELVTVRLPETVLGVATCYDLRFPELFRGLVDAGAQTFVLPAGWPERRRAHWTLLAQARAVENQAYVLACGTAGTHAGVPQAGHSIVVDPWGEVLAEAGPDEEILTVEFDPAKVAATREQFPALKDRLLGLATPAR, from the coding sequence GTGCGCGCCTCGCTCCTTCAGATCGACGTAAACGATGACGAATCGGTCGCATCCCGCAGGCGCCGTGTGGCGGACCTGGTACGTGATCAGGCCGGAGTCGATCTCGTCGTGCTCCCCGAGCTGTGGACCACCGGCGCCTTCGCCTACGAGGGGTTCGGGGCGTGGGCCGAGCCGCTGGACGGGCCGACCCACGAGGCGATGAGCAAGGCGGCGAGCGACGCGGGCGTGTGGCTGCACGCCGGGTCGATCCCCGAGCGCGCCGCGTCCGGGACCGGTTCGGCGGCCGGGGCTCCCCTCTACAACACCTCCCTGGTCTATTCCCCCGACGGCGAACGCGTCGCCGCCTACCGCAAGATCCACCGCTTCGGATTCGACAAGGGCGAGGCCGTGCTCATGGGCGCGGGCACGGAACTGGTGACGGTGCGGCTGCCGGAGACCGTCCTCGGCGTCGCCACCTGCTACGACCTCCGGTTCCCCGAACTCTTCCGCGGACTCGTGGACGCGGGGGCGCAGACCTTCGTCCTCCCGGCGGGCTGGCCCGAGCGGCGCCGCGCCCACTGGACCCTGCTCGCGCAGGCACGCGCCGTCGAGAACCAGGCGTACGTCCTCGCCTGCGGAACGGCCGGTACGCACGCGGGAGTTCCCCAGGCGGGGCACTCGATCGTGGTCGACCCGTGGGGCGAGGTTCTCGCCGAGGCGGGCCCGGACGAGGAGATCCTCACGGTGGAGTTCGACCCGGCGAAGGTCGCGGCGACCCGGGAACAGTTCCCGGCCCTGAAGGACCGCCTGCTGGGCCTGGCCACGCCTGCCCGCTGA
- a CDS encoding D-alanyl-D-alanine carboxypeptidase family protein, translated as MITGIKGTRFRRAAAVTLTTGAVLAAGAFGAAPAGAVATPTIAAKGGYTMNNGTGTTLYKKAADTKLSTGSTTKIMTAKVVLSQSNLNLNAEVKISSAYSNYIVDSGYISSAHLIVGDKVTVRQLLYGLMLPSGCDAAYALADKFGSGTTRAARVKSFIGKMNTTARSLGMTNSHFDSFDGVGHGSNYSTPRDLTKLASSAMKSTTFKTIVKTVNTKQKVTTSSGGYRYYSWENTNKPLLTGYSGTIGIKTGSGPEAKYCLVFAATRNGKTIIGTVLASTSATVRTADATKLLNYSFAR; from the coding sequence TTGATTACCGGCATTAAGGGCACGCGTTTCCGCAGGGCCGCCGCTGTGACCCTCACGACCGGCGCCGTGCTGGCAGCCGGAGCCTTCGGCGCCGCGCCCGCGGGCGCCGTCGCCACGCCCACGATCGCCGCCAAGGGCGGCTACACCATGAACAACGGCACCGGTACGACCCTCTACAAGAAGGCCGCGGACACCAAGCTGTCCACCGGTTCCACCACGAAGATCATGACCGCCAAGGTCGTGCTCTCGCAGTCGAACCTGAACCTGAACGCCGAGGTCAAGATCTCGAGCGCGTACAGCAACTACATCGTCGACAGCGGCTACATCTCCTCGGCCCACCTGATCGTCGGCGACAAGGTCACCGTCCGCCAGCTCCTCTACGGTCTGATGCTGCCGTCCGGCTGTGACGCCGCCTACGCGCTCGCCGACAAGTTCGGCTCGGGCACGACCCGCGCCGCCCGCGTGAAGTCCTTCATCGGCAAGATGAACACCACCGCGCGGAGCCTCGGCATGACGAACAGCCACTTCGACTCGTTCGACGGCGTCGGCCACGGCTCGAACTACTCGACGCCGCGCGACCTGACGAAGCTCGCCAGCAGCGCCATGAAGAGCACCACGTTCAAGACGATCGTCAAGACCGTCAACACCAAGCAGAAGGTGACCACCTCGAGCGGCGGCTACCGCTACTACTCGTGGGAGAACACCAACAAGCCGCTGCTGACCGGCTACTCCGGCACGATCGGCATCAAGACCGGTTCGGGCCCCGAGGCGAAGTACTGCCTCGTGTTCGCCGCCACCCGCAACGGCAAGACGATCATCGGCACGGTGCTCGCTTCCACGTCGGCCACCGTCCGCACAGCGGACGCGACGAAGCTGCTGAACTACAGCTTCGCCAGGTAA
- a CDS encoding MFS transporter, translating to MSSSATLPGDPPGGRRAIAVWGIGVSVYFVAVIFRTSLGVAGLDAADRFHVGASALSTFSILQLLVYAGMQIPVGLLVDRLGTKKVLTIGVLLFTAGQLGFAFSSSYGMALASRALLGCGDAMTFISVLRLGTRWFPARRGPLVAQFAGLAGMAGNLVSTLVIARLLHGVGWTAAFAGSAAAGVLVLVLLLLFLEDHPEGHRPEPFPHRGAAYVRRQIAASWREPGTRLGLWVHFTTQFPAMVFLLLWGMPFLVQAQGLSRATAGELLTLVVLANMGAGLVYGQIVARHHTARLPLALGTVAATAVVWAGVLVYPGEHAPMWLLVVLCTVLGFCGPASMLGFDFARPANPPERQGTASGITNMGGFTASMTTLLAIGLLLDATDDNYRVAFASVFVLQAAGLSQIFRLRKQAARRERERLVASRVETVHVPA from the coding sequence ATGAGCTCCTCGGCCACCCTGCCCGGCGACCCGCCCGGCGGCCGGCGCGCGATCGCCGTCTGGGGCATCGGCGTCTCGGTGTACTTCGTCGCGGTCATCTTCCGTACGTCACTCGGGGTGGCCGGGCTCGACGCGGCGGACCGCTTCCACGTGGGCGCCTCCGCCCTGTCCACGTTCTCCATCCTCCAGCTCCTCGTGTACGCGGGCATGCAGATACCGGTCGGGCTTCTGGTCGACCGGCTCGGCACCAAGAAGGTGCTGACCATCGGCGTCCTGCTGTTCACGGCCGGGCAACTGGGCTTCGCGTTCTCCTCGTCGTACGGCATGGCGCTCGCCTCGCGCGCCCTGCTGGGCTGCGGTGACGCGATGACGTTCATCAGCGTGCTGCGGCTCGGCACCCGGTGGTTCCCCGCCCGGCGCGGTCCGCTCGTCGCGCAGTTCGCGGGTCTGGCGGGTATGGCCGGCAACCTCGTGTCGACGCTCGTGATCGCCCGGCTGCTGCACGGCGTGGGCTGGACGGCCGCGTTCGCCGGCAGCGCCGCCGCCGGTGTCCTCGTCCTCGTCCTGCTGCTGCTGTTCCTGGAGGACCACCCCGAGGGCCACCGGCCGGAGCCGTTCCCGCACCGGGGTGCCGCGTACGTCCGCCGGCAGATCGCCGCGTCCTGGCGGGAACCGGGTACCCGGCTGGGTCTGTGGGTGCACTTCACCACGCAGTTCCCGGCGATGGTGTTCCTGCTGCTGTGGGGGATGCCGTTCCTCGTCCAGGCGCAGGGTCTGTCGCGGGCCACGGCCGGTGAGCTGCTGACACTCGTCGTCCTGGCCAACATGGGTGCCGGGCTGGTGTACGGACAGATCGTCGCCCGGCATCACACCGCGCGGCTGCCGCTGGCGCTGGGCACGGTCGCGGCGACGGCGGTCGTGTGGGCGGGTGTGCTGGTGTACCCCGGCGAACACGCGCCGATGTGGCTGCTGGTCGTGCTGTGCACGGTGCTCGGGTTCTGCGGGCCGGCCTCGATGCTCGGCTTCGACTTCGCGCGCCCGGCGAATCCGCCGGAGCGTCAGGGCACCGCGTCCGGGATCACCAACATGGGCGGTTTCACCGCCTCGATGACGACGCTGCTGGCCATCGGTCTCCTGCTCGACGCCACCGACGACAACTACCGGGTCGCCTTCGCCTCCGTGTTCGTCCTCCAGGCGGCCGGACTGAGCCAGATCTTCCGGCTGCGGAAGCAGGCGGCCCGCCGGGAGCGGGAGCGGCTCGTGGCCAGCCGGGTGGAGACGGTGCACGTACCGGCGTGA